Below is a window of Arabidopsis thaliana chromosome 2, partial sequence DNA.
ttaaagagaagaaaataaaaagaaataagaaataGGAGGAGATGTAACAGAATGGAAAACGAAAGGTGTGGAAATTGATTTGAGAAGATGTCGCCTAATAATATTAACCGACAATTAGTGGCCTCTTCTCTGACTTTTGACTTATACACTGTTTTTTCACATTTGTTGGTGCTCTCTCACTCCCACCCAATCACGGCCCTTCTTTTCTAATCTTACTActctataaaattaaatattttttaaaaacttatagtGATCATAGTGTGGAACATTTGCTTCAATAGTTGACCTAGTAATTTAATAGTATCTATATGATGTATacaatgttctttttgttgcCAATATCgatagaaaaaaagttttaacttattcgaaaaaagaagacaaaaattattatagaGTAGGTTCTTGTGGATTTGAATCgatttgtgatttgtgaatACTACTTAAATAGAATTATGTAAGATTCTACAATTAGTGTTTTATGTGGTTAGAGATGATAAAAATTACAGTTAGatgattaaataatatttccGTTGATACGGATTTGGATTCTCTACCATAAATACTTCCAATTGTTTATGTTGATGAGAAGTGTGATCAGTTAATAAAGAATTAAGACGTTAATTAAGAAATTGATATGTGCAAAAATTGATAGGGCATCATTAGgcaatttaaaaagaataatagaGAATGGCATTTAATCCTATCAATCATATTTAGTTTGCCTATTTAGTTTTGAACCTTTCgattttaaatttaacttTATTGTCACTATACCAGAAAAGAATTGTAGTCATTTCTCcaaatgaaaaagatttgaacttgggaacaaaaaaaatttgaaatcccAAGAAACCTTTTAAAGTAGTAACAAAGGAGTAGAATGTTCCAGTTCAGtaaaatttcactttttctaTAAAGGTGACagtaataaaataagatactcttttttattttaaaaaaaaaccttcgAATTTTTCCAGAAAAGAAtctgacaaaaataaaatgaacagagaaaagaaagcaaCCAATCTTATGCAATAGAATCCAAAAATTCACTTgtctctattttttaaaaatgggtCCTTTTTATGAAGGTTTTGCCAAAGTGTCATTAGTGCCCAGAATTAAACGCAATCCACTTCAATCCAAAATCCCATACTAAATTAAAACCAACACacaggaagaaagaagaaacctctCATCTTCCCCTCTCTTCTGTTGAAGAAAGCTTAAACCTTTCTGGGTTTCTTTTAACTATGGCGACAAGGGTTAGTTTCTTCTTAGCTCTGGTAATGACGGTGGTGATTCTTGCTCCTTCTGTCGTCTCTGGAGAAAATGGGTTTTCCGATCTTAAAATCCGTACTCACTTGAAACGACTCAACAAGCCAGCTCTCAAATCGATTAAGGTGAATTCCACAGTGATATTAGAGAGAAAACTCCATAaaagtttcattcttttgCTGTTTTCTGGGAataattttgagtttcttaAACAGAGCCCAGATGGAGATATGATTGACTGTGTTCCAATCACTGACCAACCAGCTTTTGCTCATCCTCTGCTCATTAATCACACTGTCCAGGTTCTGtttactcttctttcttttgtttgattctctgttgtttttcttctgtatAGTTCtgacattgttgttgtttatggGTGTATTATAGATGTGGCCAAGTTTGAACCCAGAAAGTGTATTTAGTGAGAGTAAAGTTTCATCAAAAACCAAGAATCAGCAGTCTAATGCTATACATCAGCTTTGGCATGTGAATGGGAAATGTCCAAAGAACACAATTCCCATCAGAAGAACGAGAAGACAAGATCTTTACAGAGCGAGTTCCGTTGAGAATTACGGTATGAAGAATCAGAAGAGTATCCCTAAACCTAAATCTTCTGAGCCACCTAATGTCCTTACACAAAATGGTCATCAggtaattatttttcttcacataTGAATTAGTTTTGGCCAATTTTTGTTGTGTCTATTAACCTCTTCCTTTaccttttgttgttgatttagCACGCGATAATGTATGTCGAAGATGGGGTTTTCTACGGGGCTAAAGCGAAGATAAATGTATGGAAGCCGGATGTTGAAATGCCTAATGAGTTTAGCTTAGCTCAGATTTGGGTTTTAGGTGGAAATTTCAACTCTGATCTTAATAGTATTGAAGCTGGCTGGCaggtatttttcttctttcggTTTTTGATAGTTCTTTCCTGAAAAAGAAACTGTTTTTGATTCAAAGATTTGTGTTTTCAGGTCAGCCCACAATTGTATGGTGATAATAGGACCAGACTCTTCACTTATTGGACTGTAAGTTTCAGACTATTCAAtctagatttttgtttttgtgtgttttggcTTTCTTGATGAATCATTCTTTTGTCTCTCACTTGTGAAAACAGAGTGATGCATACCAAGGCACAGGCTGCTATAATCTTCTATGCTCAGGATTTGTTCAAATCAATAGAGAAATCGCAATGGGTGGATCAATCTCTCCTTTATCAAACTATGGAAACTCTCAATATGACATCACCATACTCATCTGGAAGGTAAACCAACAACAAATATCCATGTTGTTACCATCTATTTAGTGGTTTAGCTATGGTTTGagaaatttcagttttgtttttttgttttttctcagGATCCAAAAGAAGGACATTGGTGGTTACAGTTTGGAGAGAAATACATAATAGGATACTGGCCAGCTTCACTCTTCTCTTACTTATCAGAAAGTGCATCGATGATCGAATGGGGAGGCGAAGTGGTTAACTCGCAGTCCGAGGAAGGACAACACACAACCACTCAGATGGGAAGTGGGAGGTTTGCAGAGGAAGGTTGGGGAAAAGCGAGTTACTTCAAGAACGTTCAAGTAGTTGATGGATCGAATGAACTGAGAAACCCGGAGAATCTTCAAGTGTTTACTGATCAAGAGAACTGTTACAATGTGAAAAGTGGGAATGGAGGTTCTTGGGGAAGTTACTTCTACTATGGTGGTCCTGGTCGAAACCCTAATTGCCCTTAAAGATTTGGTCGACTTACTCACATTGCAGATCATTCCAAATCAATtgtataaaaaacatataatatatatatatacacattcttaagtatattattaatttcagGTTTGAAGAGTGGTATATGGTATATTCAAATTCATCTGcagaatttgtttgtttgtgtgtttgagagtgttttctctgtttccatggagtgaagagaagataaatttcttttaaagaaCATGGTCCCATGTGTATACTGAAATCAAATGATcccattattaatttatttgtatttttttttttgtatatgagTGGTACTTTGTTTTCAATGACCTGTGTTAATAGCTTTGTCTGTATGTACCAAAACATGGAGATGGGACTTTTGGCTTTGGATCTTCATTAATCACTCATGTTTAACAGTATCTATCAGAATTATTGGCCAATCTTCATTACACTAATACTATTATGTATAAATCTATTAACTATTTTTGTGATACTTCATTTAAGACTAAcataaactttgttttttttttaattatcagcAAGCTTCCATTGTATTGGAACTatgtttttgtgattgatcaacaaaacagaagcaagttaaaatttacaacttgaaatttttttcttataattatctCAAATTAAACTTATAATTACATCTATGTGAATGACAGATCTATCTTCTCATGTCCACTGTTATAGTCAACGAAATGTTTGGGGCCATAAGCCACAAGAGAGTTGACTTTGATCACGTTGACGAGTTCTCAATCATAAAAGCATAATCAATTTAACATAGTATGAGacttataattaatttaacaaaGTATTCAATGGTGCCAAAAGAAAGTTCAATAAAGTACCGACCATATTAAAATTCATGTAGagatttaatttaaaagtgaACATGGTGCAATTTACAAGTTCGTGACCTCTACGCGGAATGGTTCATGCAGagtaacaaacaaatgataatttaatttaatagaatgataattgatttatatttgcttcaaagagaaaaaagtttaaaactgaATTATATCCTTCTTGTCAATGTCACAGATAGTTTAATACTTTATATAGATAACGTCGAAGACGaggttacaaaaaaaaaagaaaaaagaattctGGTTAGAGTTGAGAAAAAATAGTAAGTTATGTAGCATTCCACTTCTATAAATTCCAATGAATACTGTCTAAAAGTTTTGCTAAGAACTGTATAGCCATGATGAGAATGACCGGTTTCATAGTAGCTATGATGATAGCAGCGGCGATATTCACTACTTGCGTTGATGGAAACAAGTTCTTTTATCACCGGGAAATTAAAGTACTTCGACATTTGAAACGGTTCAACAAGCCTGCTCTTAAATCCATTAAGGTACATATCTTATATAAATTTCatgacaaaaattaaagaaacctTTTTAGAGATGAATTCTAATACGCTTTCATTAATCTTTCTTGCAGAGTGAAGATGGAGATGTAATAGATTGTGTTCCTATCACTAATCAACCAGCTTTTGATCATCATTTACTTAAAAACCATACCATCCAGGTTTGGTTTCACTTCCAAGTCTATctattgttttaaaacattatgatTTTTGAATCAATTGTGACGTAAAGTTTACACATGCAGATGAGACCGAGTTTCTACCCGGTAAGTGATTCTACGTACACCAAGAGGGAGGCAAAGGCTGTAACTCAGGTTTGGCACAAGGCTGGAGAGTGTCCCAAAAACACTGTTCCAatcagaagaacaaagaaagaagatctCTTGAGACCAAAATCCATCAGGAGTTTTGGGAGAAAGTCTCATCAAAGCATTCCAAGAACTACAACCTTTGATCCAACATTAGGTCATCAGGTACAAGTCAACTACatgcacacacacacacaaacacatgTGTATCATTGTTAATGTCTTGTGGCTTACgcttttcatttcttttggaGTGCCTTTAGTACGCGCTAATGGGTGTGAGAAATGGAAAATTTTATGGGACAGAAGTTGCAATAAATCTGTGGAAACCATATGTCCAAATTCCTAAAGAGTTTAGCTTGGCTCAGACTTGGGTTGTGTCCGGAAATGGCTCTAGTCTAAACACCATTGAAGCTGGTTGGCAGGTTTGGTTCCTTCTTGACTACATCCTCTTTGCTTTTATGCAAAACACTTAACTTGctctaatattttttgtcttaattTATAGGTTTATCCAGAACtatatgatgataataatcctagattctttgtttattggaCGGTATGTTCTCCTTTTCAGCAGATTTAGGCGTACTTATCTCTTCTACTATACACTAATcatttgaaaaacataaagattGACTAGTTTTCTGATCCGGAATAGAACTATAGAAGTCTATAATTCAAGTTAAGTCTCTAGATTTATGTATTTAAGGATTTAATTAACCATTAtgaaatcgttttttttttttgggaaatagCGTGATGGGTACCGAAAAACGGGATGCTACAACCTTCTCTGCTCAGGTTTTGTTCAAACGAGTAATCGATACACCGTAGGTGGATCAATCACCACCATGTCACGCTACCGTGGAACTCAATATGATCTCTCCGTACTTATATGGAAGGTAATAACGTAATTATATTTCACCTCAACAACATCAGATTCAAATATTCAACGTAACTTCAGTGGCAAGTTACATACCTTTTCGCTCAAGTTACCTCTCCATCTATCTTGAAATGGATATCAGGACCAAAAAACAGGAAACTGGTGGCTTAGAGTCAATGAAAAAGACGTTATTGGGTACTGGCCAGGCTCGTTGTTCAATTCTCTAGGAAGAGAAGCTACGAGAGTTGAATGGGGAGGTGAAATCATTAACTCAAAGACCGGTGGGAGACACACTACCACAGATATGGGAAGTGGGCATTTTGCAGATGAAGGTTTTAAGAAAGCAAGCTATTTCAGGAATCTTAAGATAGTTGATGGAACCAATACTCTTAGAGAACCACAAGGACTTTACTTCTTTGCTGATAAACATAACTGTTACAATGTTAAGACAGGAAATGGTGGAACTTCTTGGGGGGCTCATTTCTTCTATGGTGGTCCTGGTCGAAACGTTAAATGTCCTTGATTAGGATCTGTGTGTTCAAAAGCTTTTATAATCTCACATACACATGTCTATATTTGAATAAGAACATTTGCGAAAACCACGTCATCAGAGATGTTTATATCTgtcatttttcttaatttattaatgAACAGTCTGTTGACAGTGAAATTGAAATATCGAGAATAATAAATACGTACATATTGATAGGTAACTAAAATACAGCTGGTTTAAATCAAAttgcaaaaatataaaacattgcACGTTTAACAAATGTAAATTAAACCGTGTTCGTTATTCGTTATTCTTTGACCAGTTGAGGAATCGTTTGGACGGTAGAATCCGTCACTATGCCTCTGGAATATATATAACGCATGAATCcgttaaaacaaaactagaatGATAAAGAATTATGTATTGTTTTCAGGTAAGGCAAATTATATAGATGTGAatatgtgatatatataattgcaGAGCTTTAAtgtgtattatatatacacaatgtTTTGCCATGATGTTATATTATTCATACCAAACAATCCACAAGGGAAGTAACATGCGAAATGGTTAGACGTGCAAAACATTGCAAAAAATCTATAACAAATTAACTATGTTGATCGAATCAAAGGCCACACAACATAACAGTGATTTGCGATGACTTTTCGTTTCACAATAAATACCAAACATGTGCTGAGTTTCTCTTTAGATAAGACCAAATCCTTGAAATTTTGTGTATGTGGTTGGTTGATCTAACTCGACCAACTATATTGATTCTGTCCCCATTTCCCTTTAATTCTGTCTTTACCACACCACAACACTAATCATAAAACGTCACTGtttgtctttgattttgaattcgTCAATATCAAAATGGGTAACAATTCCTCTGCTCAAAGCTCAACACCTTCTTTGCCGATTGATTCTACCTTCAATCTTCCTTCTCCATTACCATCTTGGCCTTCAGGTTCTTGTTTTGActttaactttgttttcctctgtttcagcTCTGCTTTTGCTCTGTTTATGAAGTTTTGGTTCGATTACAGGAGAAGGATTTGCGAAAGGGAGAATCGATTTGGGAGGTCTTGAAGTTAGCCAAGTAGATACATTTAACAAAGTATGGACTGTATACGAAGGAGGACAAGATAATCTCGGAGCCACTTTCTTTGAGCCGTCTTCAGTACCTGAAGGCTTTTCGATTCTCGGGTTCTACGCTCAACCTAATAACCGCAAGCTTTTCGGATGGACACTTGTGGGAAAAGACCTCTCAGGCGACTCTTTAAGACCGCCGGTGGATTATCTTCTCCTTTGGAGCGGCAAATCTACAAAGGTAGAGAACAACAAGGTTGAAACAGGATACTTTTGGCAGCCTGTACCACCTGATGGTTACAATGCAGTGGGTCTAATCGTGACAACCTCGGATGAGAAACCTCCTCTAGACAAGATCCGTTGTGTCCGTTCCGACCTGACCGATCAATCCGAGCCTGACGCTCTGATATGGGAAACTAATGGGTTTAGCGTTTCGAGTTCTAAACCTGTTAACAGAGGAACACAAGCCTCTGGAGTCAGCGTTGGCACGTTCTTCTCAAACTCTCCAAATCCGGCCTTACCTTGTctgaaaaacaacaacttcgatTTTTCTTGTATGCCAAGCAAGCCCCAGATCGACGCTCTGTTTCAAACTTACGCCCCTTGGATCTATTTCCACAAAGATGAGAAGTATCTCCCATCATCTGTCAACTGGTTCTTCAGCAACGGTGCCTTGCTTTACAAGAAAGGTGATGAATCAAACCCAGTTCCAGTTGAACCAAACGGTTTAAACCTTCCCCAAGGTGAATTCAACGACGGTCTGTATTGGTTAGACCTACCTGTTGCTTCTGACGCAAGAAAACGAGTCCAGTGTGGTGATTTGCAGAGCATGGAAGTGTATCTGCACATAAAACCTGTTTTCGGTGGAACATTCACAGACATAGCCGTGTGGATGTTTTATCCGTTCAACGGCCCGTCAAGAGCCAAGCTCAAAGCCGCTTCAATCCCGTTGGGGAGAATCGGCGAACACATTGGAGACTGGGAACATTTCACTCTTCGAATAAGTAACTTCAGCGGCAAGCTACATCGGATGTATCTGTCGCAACACAGCGGAGGAAGCTGGGCTGATGCTTCCGAGATCGAGTTTCAAGGCGGAGGAAACAAACCAGTGGCTTACGCTTCTTTGAATGGACACGCAATGTACTCAAAACCGGGACTTGTGTTGCAAGGCAAAGACAATGTGGGGATCAGGAACGATACTGGAAAGAGTGAAAAAGTGATTGATACGGCGGTTAGGTTCAGGGTTGTTGCAGCAGAGTATATGAGAGGAGAATTGGAGGAGCCGGCTTGGTTGAATTATATGAGACATTGGGGACCAAAGATTGATTATGGTCATGAAAATGAGATTAGAGGTGTGGAGAAGATTATGGTTGGGGAGAGTCTTAAGACTACGTTTAGGAGTGCGATTAAAGGATTGCCTAACGAAGTTTTTGGAGAGGAAGGACCTACTGGTCCGAAGTTGAAGCGGAATTGGTTAGGTGATGAAGTTTGAATCTCTgtcatttaattattttactgTTTTTGAATCTCTTTGTTTGTAACAGGAATTAATCTTCGTTGTCACTTGACccatatttacaaatttataattccTGTTATCCCTCGTTATTTGTTGtgacaagaaaataaaaggttCAAAACAGCATCTTAGATAGTCTAGTCGTTTGGGCAAGAAAATTGTTCGAGTGACTCGAGTCAAAAGCGGgcattaatattgtttttgcaCCTTTTATTCTCACATGCCCctctttaagaaaataaaaccttttttcgttttgtgaTGTTTCGTAACCTTAGGTTTCCTTTATATCTCTTCCTGCCTAAAATGATTTCGTTgaaaatgtattttcttttgtattgtcaattaatattttcagaatattgttttgttaaacaaaaagaaaaaaatcttttatctCAAATAATGACGTTGTATCTTcacataaaaatcatatttccACGATAACgttcttttgaattttcatgaTAGGTAATTAAGTCCTTGTAAATAACGCGTTTCATCACAAGATCAAGATGTGGTGATGTTTAAAGTCATGAgtcaattttattaattttttatggTGTATTTATTGTAATCACTGAAAATCTACcttaaaatgatataaagtttcttaatttttagaatataaATGATAAAGTCATGAGTCaactttttggtttatgatttcaaaagagttttagtatcataaaatgttatgtagaatttgttgttattcaatcaaaaatttttaaaagtatgttaaggttttgtgttattcatttaaaatttgtaaaaagtaatataaaatcttcataaatttGGGGTTATTAGATTTATGCACTTATAAAGTcagtaaaagttttgtgttatttaattagaacaaaaaaatctctgattattaatcatttaaattattatgttattggttcaTGACTTATAATTAAGTCCTTGTAAACAACGCGTTTCATCACAAGATCAAGATGTGGTGATGTTTAAAGTCATGAGtcaattttattgttttttcatgGTGTATTTATTGTAATCACTGAAAATCTACcttaaaatgatataaagtttcttaatttttagaatataaATGATAAAGTCATGAGTCaactttttggtttatgatttcaaaagagttttagtATCTTAAAATGTTATGTAGAATTGgttgttattcaatcaaaaaattttaaaagtatgttaaggttttgtgttattcatttaaaatttgtaaatagtaatataaaatcttcataaatttGGGGTTATTAGATTTATGCTCTTATAAAGTCAGTAaaaattttgtgttatttaattagaacaaaaaaatctctgattattaatcatttaaattattatgttattggttcatgactttctatatttttcttcacaaaataaaattataggaAGTTATGAAAagtattataaaaatatagagatttgtttgtaaaactttacaaaattatgaaaaactaatcaacaagattataaaataCATCTCTAACAATAGTTTAgaatctttcatttatttactttctaGGATTTGAATAAAGTCATCAAAATTCTTTGTAAATTAGGAACCAATAACACCCTCTTAAACTACATCTATAAATTTCAAAGAGTagttgataaaattttatagaatTCCAAAGAGTGCTGTCTAAAAGAGTTCTTAATCTACAttgttaaataatttacatGATGGGAGTGGCCGGTTTTGCGGTAGCTCTGATGGTAACTTCACTGTTAATCGCTACTTGCGCTGATGGAAAAGAGTTTTTTCATCACCGGGAAATTAAAGTACAAAGATTTTTGAAGCAGCTTAACAAGCCAGCTCTTAAATCCATTAAGGTATCTTACACAAATTTCATATGCATATACTCCATGCGTTGAATATTCGCTCacaaatttcttttgagaCTAATAATTGTTTTGCTTTAATCTTTCTTACAGAGTGAAGACGGAGATATAATTGATTGTGTTCTAATAACTAGCCAACCAGCTTTTGATCATCCTTTGCTTAAAAATCACACCATTCAGGTTTGCTATCATTTGCAATACCTCTGGTTTGTTTACACATGCATGATCGTGTTGTTTTCTCACGTAGGTAAAACCAAGTTTTATCCCGGAAGGGGAAGGTGACTCTACGTACACCAAGAAGGAGACAAAAGCTACTCAAGTGTGGCAGAAATATGGAGAGTGCCCAGAAAACACTATCCCgataagaagaacaaaaaaagaagaaatcttaCGAGCAAAATCCCTTGAAAGTTTCGGGAAAAAGAATCATCAATACATTCCTGAAGATACATCTAGTCCAAATTATCACCATGAGGTACACACCCTATACAGTACAATTTCTATAGGCATATCTATGTTAGCATACTCACATGTATATATTCAGAGTGGagcaatattttcatttaaatggTAGTACAATGATATTTACTTTTGTCTCTAATTAATATGATTTggagtaatttttttttttcttattttcttttttccttttgtgaTCTGGAATTTTTGGATCAAGTCCAATATAAATTAACCGAAACGGCTATTACATAGACATTATATATTACATGGTGAATCCTAATCACACGAATTTCCCTGGTTTAGTACGCGTTCATGGGTGTGAGAAACGGAAAGTTTTACGGGACAAAAGCCTCGATAAATGTCTGGAAACCAGATGTAGCAACTCCCAGCGAGTTCAGCTTGTCACAGACTTGGATCGTATCTGGAGATGGCACTAGTCGTAATACTATTGAAGCTGGTTGGCAGGTTTGATCTTCCGTCCTAAATATAAGGATATCTTGCAGGACATCATAATTAACACAACCTTAATTTGTTTGCCTTGATTTATAGGTTTATCCAGGAATGTACGGTAATAATGATCCtagattatttgtttattggaccgtaagttctcatttttccACCCTAAttaaacacacacatatatatatacttcaaaatagaaaaatttgtttctatttgACGTGTTGAGAATCCGAAACCATGcaaacatatttttcaattcaaaatatgttttatctTGTAAATTAAGATTTTCCTCCGTTACTAATGAAAGTTCATGCatgcttatatatattagagcGATGGATACCAAAAGACAGGATGCTATAATCTCGTCTGCGGTGGTTTTGTTCAGACGACCAACCAATACACTGTAGGTGGATCCTACGTTACCGCGTCACAATACGACGGAGCTCAACTAGTTCTCAACCTACTTATATGGAAGGTAATAATACCGTTATTCTTTTTTCCACCTTAACAATACCAACTATCTTATCGTATAGTTTATATCTACTTTATGAATCtattataattttcaatttttctatCTGTATTTTGCTCAATTAAAACTGTAAATAAAGCTCCTCCACTAACTCCAATTTAAATTAGCAAAACAGATCACAAATCCTTTTGTTATGTACTAAAGGAAAAGTCAGGCCAGTGAAAATAACCTTAGTTAATATATTAGAGGCAATCTTGTTTTCTAACTCTTCATTAATTTATTGGAATTGCGATCATCAGGACCCAAAAACAGGAAACTGGTGGCTAAAGATTAATGACAACGATGTTATAGGGTACTGGCCTGGCTCGTTGTTCAATTCTCTAGGAGATGGAGCTATAAAAGTTGAATGGGGTGGCGAAATCTTCGCGCCAACCAGTGATAGACACACAACCACCGATATGGGAAGTGGACATTTTGCAGAGGAAGGGATTAAGAAAGCGAGCTatgtaaaaaatattatgatagTTGATGGGACAAATGCTCTGAGAGAACCACAAGGACTTTACTCCTATGCTGATAATCGTAATTGTTACAGCGTTGTACCAGGAAATGCTGGAACTTCCTTTGGTACTCATTTCTTCTATGGTGGTCCTGGTCAGAACGTTAAATGCCCGTGATCTGATCTGTGTGTTCAAGCTTTTGATATTACGCATCTATGTTTCAATGTTTGATCCTATCTATCTTTAATTATAGTTAAGTGCTCTTTGTCTATGTGTAAGGCTTCATAGTTTATAATAAAGAACTTTTACGTTTGTTCCAATCCTCTGTTTATAAATCAAGTTTTAAggaatgaattaaaaaaaaaacttaaatgaaaaaacaaagggATAATAGGATATCCGATGatatttcttatttctttcGTTTTTATAAGATGATTTAAATGAAAGcacaaatattaagaaattatgATTTAATGCATAACAAAAATTAAGCCAGTCAATGAAAACATATAGTACTTAATTTGAATAGTCAgaaactattaaataaataaatattttctctaGACAatagagaaaatcaaataatataaaacaaataaaaactacTACAACATTTTATATAAGGGAACAGAAGAATTATTATTACTCCATATATAAGATGTTTtagactttttcttttgttccatTTTATTAGATGTTGTGTAGATTTCTATGCAAAACTTAAATACATTTAGtattttcaaatcatttttgttagtcagtattttatatgattggttgaattgttttaatatacgtgtttttaaccaaaacatcTTATAAAATGGGACAGAGAGAGTAATACATTTGGTTAATATACGtgtttttaaccaaaacatcTTATAAAATGGGACAGAGAGAGTAGTATTTACTGCATTTAGTTAAAATTAGGTTTACtagttaaataatttataaagtaGACTTAAATTGAATATTATATTTCTAAATAGATTATTTCTGTaaaaataaaccctaaaatatatttatcaaatcttttaagattttaaactttcttatattttctatttgatcATTTCATATTAACGcgattaattaaaatatgttttgtgacttcaaatattttggttttatttaaattcttGCTTTGTA
It encodes the following:
- a CDS encoding NEP-interacting protein (DUF239) (Protein of Unknown Function (DUF239); INVOLVED IN: biological_process unknown; LOCATED IN: endomembrane system; CONTAINS InterPro DOMAIN/s: Protein of unknown function DUF239, plant (InterPro:IPR004314); BEST Arabidopsis thaliana protein match is: Protein of Unknown Function (DUF239) (TAIR:AT2G44240.1); Has 30201 Blast hits to 17322 proteins in 780 species: Archae - 12; Bacteria - 1396; Metazoa - 17338; Fungi - 3422; Plants - 5037; Viruses - 0; Other Eukaryotes - 2996 (source: NCBI BLink).) encodes the protein MMRMTGFIVAMMIAAAIFTTCVDGNKFFYHREIKVLRHLKRFNKPALKSIKSEDGDVIDCVPITNQPAFDHHLLKNHTIQMRPSFYPVSDSTYTKREAKAVTQVWHKAGECPKNTVPIRRTKKEDLLRPKSIRSFGRKSHQSIPRTTTFDPTLGHQYALMGVRNGKFYGTEVAINLWKPYVQIPKEFSLAQTWVVSGNGSSLNTIEAGWQVYPELYDDNNPRFFVYWTRDGYRKTGCYNLLCSGFVQTSNRYTVGGSITTMSRYRGTQYDLSVLIWKDQKTGNWWLRVNEKDVIGYWPGSLFNSLGREATRVEWGGEIINSKTGGRHTTTDMGSGHFADEGFKKASYFRNLKIVDGTNTLREPQGLYFFADKHNCYNVKTGNGGTSWGAHFFYGGPGRNVKCP
- a CDS encoding hypothetical protein (DUF946) (Plant protein of unknown function (DUF946); FUNCTIONS IN: molecular_function unknown; INVOLVED IN: N-terminal protein myristoylation; LOCATED IN: chloroplast; EXPRESSED IN: 21 plant structures; EXPRESSED DURING: 12 growth stages; CONTAINS InterPro DOMAIN/s: Protein of unknown function DUF946 (InterPro:IPR009291); BEST Arabidopsis thaliana protein match is: Plant protein of unknown function (DUF946) (TAIR:AT2G44260.1); Has 432 Blast hits to 414 proteins in 115 species: Archae - 0; Bacteria - 34; Metazoa - 43; Fungi - 133; Plants - 207; Viruses - 0; Other Eukaryotes - 15 (source: NCBI BLink).); protein product: MGNNSSAQSSTPSLPIDSTFNLPSPLPSWPSGEGFAKGRIDLGGLEVSQVDTFNKVWTVYEGGQDNLGATFFEPSSVPEGFSILGFYAQPNNRKLFGWTLVGKDLSGDSLRPPVDYLLLWSGKSTKVENNKVETGYFWQPVPPDGYNAVGLIVTTSDEKPPLDKIRCVRSDLTDQSEPDALIWETNGFSVSSSKPVNRGTQASGVSVGTFFSNSPNPALPCLKNNNFDFSCMPSKPQIDALFQTYAPWIYFHKDEKYLPSSVNWFFSNGALLYKKGDESNPVPVEPNGLNLPQGEFNDGLYWLDLPVASDARKRVQCGDLQSMEVYLHIKPVFGGTFTDIAVWMFYPFNGPSRAKLKAASIPLGRIGEHIGDWEHFTLRISNFSGKLHRMYLSQHSGGSWADASEIEFQGGGNKPVAYASLNGHAMYSKPGLVLQGKDNVGIRNDTGKSEKVIDTAVRFRVVAAEYMRGELEEPAWLNYMRHWGPKIDYGHENEIRGVEKIMVGESLKTTFRSAIKGLPNEVFGEEGPTGPKLKRNWLGDEV